In the genome of Populus alba chromosome 11, ASM523922v2, whole genome shotgun sequence, one region contains:
- the LOC118047406 gene encoding G-type lectin S-receptor-like serine/threonine-protein kinase At1g11300 yields MVALLLLLCFLCLQLGAARDTITSSQYVKDPDAIVSAGNKFKLGFFSPLNSTNRYVGIWFSSVTPITPVWVANRNKPLNDSSGVMTISGDGNLVVLNGQKETLWSSNVSKGVGNSSAWLMDDGNLVLREIGSGNSLWESFQEPSDTMIPNMRLTANVRTGEKTLLSSWRSPSDPSIGAFSVGIDPGRIPQSFIWNYSHPIYRTGPWNDQVFIGIPGMISVNINGFDILPDGNGTFTLILSSANESFIGSFVLSYDGSFSELYWDYGKEEWVNVWRVPNDECDDYGKCGSFGICNAKNSPICSCMKGFEPKDADEWNSRNWTSGCVRRRPMQCERIQYGGEAGKEDGFLKLQTVKVPDFADRSFAVSEQTCRENCMNNCSCIAYAYYTGISCMLWWESLTDTRKLPSGGADLYVRLAYSELENRTTSVKVIIGLTVVVGAIISAICVFCMWRRITDYRERKKRSKKILPDESMMQDGLNQAKLPLLSLPELVAATNNFDIANKLGQGGFGPVYKGRLADGQEIAVKRLSRASGQGLEEFMNEVVVISKLQHKNLVRLLGCCVEGEEKMLVYEYMPNKSLDAFLFDPLRKQLLDWNKRFDIVDGICRGLLYLHRDSRLKIIHRDLKASNILLDENLNPKISDFGMARIFDGNEDQANTRRVVGTYGYMSPEYAIQGRFSEKSDVFSFGVLLLEIASGRKNTSFYDSEQVSSLIGFAWNSWNEGNIGAIVDPVISNPSFEVEVFRCIHIGLLCVQELARDRPTISTVISMLNSEIVDLPAPKQSAFAERLGYFDKESSEQNKQRCSINNVSITALEAR; encoded by the exons ATGGTAGCCCTTCTACTCCTACTgtgttttctttgtttgcaACTTGGTGCTGCCAGAGATACAATTACTTCATCTCAGTATGTCAAAGATCCTGATGCAATAGTCTCTGCGGGAAATAAGTTCAAACTGGGATTTTTCAGCCCTCTTAATTCCACTAATCGCTATGTAGGAATATGGTTCAGTAGTGTTACGCCTATAACACCAGTCTGGGTAGCTAACAGAAACAAGCCACTCAACGATTCTTCTGGGGTGATGACAATATCTGGGGATGGAAATCTTGTGGTTTTGAATGGTCAGAAAGAAACTCTTTGGTCATCAAATGTCTCAAAGGGAGTCGGTAATTCAAGTGCATGGCTTATGGATGATGGAAACCTTGTCTTGCGAGAAATCGGAAGTGGAAACAGCTTATGGGAGAGTTTTCAGGAACCTTCTGATACAATGATACCGAACATGAGACTTACTGCTAACGTAAGAACTGGCGAGAAGACATTGCTATCCTCATGGAGAAGCCCTTCAGATCCATCCATTGGGGCCTTCTCTGTTGGAATTGATCCAGGAAGGATACCTCAGAGTTTCATTTGGAATTATAGTCATCCAATCTATCGGACTGGTCCATGGAATGATCAGGTATTTATTGGAATTCCAGGAATGATATCAGTTAATATCAATGGatttgatattttacctgatggaAATGGGACGTTTACCCTAATCTTAAGTTCTGCCAACGAATCATTTATCGGaagttttgttttgagttaTGATGGAAGTTTTAGTGAACTATATTGGGATTATGGGAAGGAGGAATGGGTTAACGTGTGGCGAGTTCCAAACGATGAGTGCGATGACTACGGTAAGTGTGGGTCATTTGGAATCTGTAATGCAAAGAACTCACCAATTTGCAGTTGTATGAAAGGGTTTGAACCAAAAGATGCAGATGAATGGAATAGTAGAAACTGGACTAGTGGTTGTGTTAGGAGGAGACCTATGCAGTGCGAAAGAATACAATATGGTGGTGAAGCGGGCAAAGAAGATGGGTTCTTGAAGCTGCAGACAGTGAAAGTGCCAGACTTTGCTGACCGGTCCTTCGCAGTTTCGGAACAAACATGTAGAGAAAATTGCATGAATAATTGTTCCTGCATAGCTTATGCATATTATACTGGTATAAGCTGTATGTTGTGGTGGGAAAGCTTAACTGATACAAGGAAGTTACCTAGTGGAGGGGCAGATCTCTACGTTCGCCTAGCTTATTCAGAACTTG AGAATAGAACTACAAGTGTGAAGGTAATTATCGGTTTAACAGTGGTTGTGGGAGCTATTATCAGCGCAATCTGTGTGTTCTGTATGTGGAGGCGAATTACTGATTATAGAG aaaggaagaagagaagcaaGAAGATCTTACCAGACGAAAGCATGATGCAAGACGGCTTGAACCAAGCTAAACTACCACTTTTAAGTTTACCAGAGCTTGTAGCTGCAACAAACAACTTTGACATTGCCAATAAGCTTGGGCAGGGTGGTTTTGGTCCAGTGTACAAG GGAAGATTGGCAGATGGACAGGAAATAGCTGTGAAGAGACTGTCAAGAGCATCTGGGCAAGGACTAGAAGAATTTATGAATGAGGTTGTGGTGATTTCTAAACTGCAACATAAGAATCTTGTGAGACTCCTTGGTTGCTGtgttgaaggagaagagaagatgtTGGTCTATGAGTACATGCCAAACAAAAGCTTAGATGCATTTCTTTTTG ATCCTCTCAGGAAACAACTTCTAGATTGGAATAAACGTTTTGACATTGTTGACGGAATCTGTCGAGGTCTGCTCTACCTTCACAGGGATTCCAGACTAAAAATTATTCATCGAGATCTGAAGGCAAGTAACATCCTTCTGGACGAAAATTTGAATCCGAAAATTTCAGACTTTGGTATGGCCAGGATATTTGATGGCAATGAAGATCAAGCGAACACTAGAAGGGTTGTCGGAACATA CGGCTATATGTCCCCTGAATATGCAATACAGGGCCGATTTTCAGAGAAATCAgatgtttttagttttggagTTTTGTTGTTGGAGATTGCAAGTGGGAGGAAAAATACCAGTTTCTATGACTCTGAACAAGTTTCGAGCCTGATAGGATTT GCATGGAACTCATGGAATGAGGGAAACATTGGAGCTATAGTAGATCCTGTAATTTCAAACCCTTCTTTTGAGGTTGAAGTTTTTCGGTGCATACATATTGGTCTGTTATGTGTTCAGGAGCTTGCAAGAGATAGACCAACTATATCTACAGTAATTTCAATGCTAAACAGCGAAATTGTGGATCTTCCTGCTCCCAAACAATCAGCATTCGCTGAAAGGCTAGGTTATTTTGACAAAGAATCCTCTGAACAGAACAAACAAAGATGTTCTATTAACAATGTCTCCATCACAGCACTTGAAGCTCGATAA